From bacterium, the proteins below share one genomic window:
- a CDS encoding sodium-translocating pyrophosphatase: MFIPITKQVKNDSAAPWMRRLFTTLVTALLAAICSSAFASEAVSLPPFESYEGAMRIVYLVLVFGFISVGFGLYWLIKINKQSPGTAKMQEVGKAIQDGAFAYLKQQVTTMAPLVILIAIGLFFLFRGQTDAGYDQALAAGVAVAFLLGVAASYLAGYVGMSMAVKANQRTANKARTTFKGALETAFQAGAVSGMMTVGLGLIGACVIFIVYKHQAMLVLIGFGFGGSLAALFMRVGGGIFTKAADVGADLVGKVEAGIPEDDPRNPATIADNVGDNVGDCAGMAADVFESYEVTLVAAIILGAAVVPVAIWGGNPDLMKMALMLTLYPLIIRAAGVVASVIGVFSVRGKDDVNLDPMKPINHGFTVSSLVSLVGFAICSYVMFKDGFTVGDTTYEWWRFFLCTATGIGLALVIGRMTEYFTSTHKKPVQEITLASKTGPATMIISGFASGLESSVWSVLAISVSLAASLIIFSGNAMLAAYGVALSGLGLLATTGYILAMDTFGPITDNANGIFEMSGVLEEDKKNPDFKGGALPGDKIVHRLDAVGNTTKALTKGFAIATAVIAAVSLFRSFMADADLLSFGIRLDIPAVFIGLLIGGAAPFLFSAFAINAVGRTAGQLIAEVRRQFHSDPGIMAGTSKPDYARCVKIVTAGAQKELLGPGILAISLPVLVGFGLGFFTTDVTNSEGVAMTAAQVGAAGLGGYLAGAIISGQLMAVLLSNSGGAWDNAKKLIEDGWFGGKGTENHKAGVICDTVGDPFKDTAGPALNPLIKVMNLVALLIAPIIVQDISTATRTTIVVIAVAALAGAVMFSKRGSLVDDKAAMAEATKGMDKLHN, translated from the coding sequence ATGTTTATTCCTATAACGAAACAAGTTAAGAATGACAGCGCGGCGCCTTGGATGCGTCGTCTGTTTACCACTTTAGTAACAGCATTACTGGCAGCGATCTGCTCAAGCGCGTTCGCGAGCGAGGCCGTTAGTTTGCCTCCGTTTGAAAGCTACGAGGGGGCGATGCGAATCGTCTACCTTGTCCTCGTCTTCGGCTTCATTTCCGTCGGCTTTGGGCTTTATTGGTTGATAAAAATCAACAAGCAGAGTCCAGGCACTGCGAAAATGCAAGAAGTTGGCAAGGCGATTCAAGATGGAGCGTTTGCCTATCTGAAGCAGCAAGTTACAACGATGGCGCCGCTCGTTATTCTCATCGCGATCGGTCTTTTCTTCCTCTTCAGAGGACAAACTGATGCCGGTTACGATCAAGCCTTAGCGGCTGGTGTAGCGGTTGCTTTCCTTTTAGGTGTTGCTGCCTCATACCTCGCCGGATATGTCGGTATGTCGATGGCTGTCAAAGCCAACCAGCGAACGGCTAACAAAGCGAGAACGACCTTCAAGGGCGCTCTTGAAACAGCCTTCCAAGCCGGCGCAGTCTCCGGTATGATGACCGTTGGTTTAGGGCTTATCGGCGCTTGTGTGATTTTTATCGTCTACAAGCATCAAGCGATGTTGGTCTTGATCGGTTTCGGTTTCGGCGGATCTCTTGCAGCGTTGTTCATGCGTGTTGGTGGAGGCATTTTCACCAAGGCTGCTGACGTCGGCGCTGACCTGGTGGGCAAAGTCGAAGCCGGCATTCCTGAAGACGACCCGCGCAACCCCGCTACTATCGCAGACAACGTCGGCGATAATGTTGGTGACTGCGCAGGTATGGCCGCAGACGTTTTTGAAAGCTACGAAGTCACTTTGGTTGCGGCGATCATTCTTGGCGCCGCAGTTGTTCCCGTCGCTATATGGGGCGGAAATCCGGATTTGATGAAGATGGCGCTTATGCTTACGCTCTATCCGCTCATCATCCGTGCGGCCGGTGTTGTGGCTTCCGTTATCGGTGTCTTTAGCGTTCGAGGCAAGGATGACGTGAACCTCGACCCAATGAAGCCCATTAACCATGGCTTTACAGTCTCATCTCTAGTTTCACTCGTCGGTTTCGCTATCTGCTCGTATGTGATGTTCAAAGATGGCTTTACCGTCGGCGATACTACTTATGAGTGGTGGCGTTTCTTCCTGTGCACGGCAACAGGAATCGGTTTGGCTTTGGTTATTGGTCGCATGACCGAGTACTTCACATCAACTCATAAGAAGCCTGTCCAAGAGATTACTTTGGCTTCTAAAACCGGTCCCGCAACGATGATCATCTCCGGCTTCGCAAGTGGTCTCGAAAGCTCTGTTTGGAGCGTCCTTGCGATATCCGTATCGTTGGCAGCCTCACTCATCATCTTCTCCGGCAACGCAATGCTGGCAGCTTATGGTGTGGCGCTTTCCGGTCTTGGCCTTCTGGCGACTACCGGTTACATCCTGGCGATGGATACCTTCGGCCCCATCACCGACAACGCGAACGGCATCTTCGAGATGTCCGGTGTGTTGGAAGAAGACAAGAAGAATCCCGACTTCAAGGGCGGCGCTCTTCCGGGCGACAAAATCGTTCACCGACTTGACGCTGTTGGCAATACCACCAAGGCTTTGACCAAGGGGTTTGCTATCGCGACTGCGGTAATTGCTGCCGTCTCGCTATTCCGTTCATTTATGGCGGATGCAGACTTGCTGAGCTTCGGTATTAGACTGGATATCCCTGCGGTATTCATCGGTCTGTTAATTGGCGGTGCAGCCCCGTTCCTATTCTCTGCATTTGCCATTAATGCCGTTGGACGTACTGCCGGTCAGTTGATTGCCGAGGTGCGAAGACAGTTCCATTCAGATCCCGGCATCATGGCGGGAACTAGCAAACCTGACTATGCTCGCTGCGTGAAAATCGTCACCGCTGGAGCACAGAAAGAGCTACTTGGTCCTGGCATCCTGGCAATTTCGCTGCCTGTCTTGGTCGGTTTTGGTCTTGGGTTCTTCACCACTGACGTAACAAATTCAGAAGGTGTTGCCATGACCGCCGCTCAAGTCGGCGCTGCAGGTCTTGGAGGATATTTGGCCGGCGCAATTATCTCCGGACAGCTTATGGCCGTACTGCTCTCGAACTCAGGCGGCGCTTGGGACAATGCAAAGAAGCTAATCGAGGACGGATGGTTTGGCGGTAAGGGTACCGAGAACCATAAAGCTGGCGTTATCTGCGATACCGTTGGCGACCCGTTTAAGGACACTGCTGGTCCTGCGCTTAACCCGTTGATCAAGGTCATGAACCTGGTCGCTCTTTTAATTGCCCCGATTATCGTTCAAGATATATCAACAGCAACGAGAACAACCATTGTTGTTATTGCTGTTGCAGCGCTAGCTGGCGCAGTTATGTTCAGCAAGCGCGGCAGCTTGGTCGATGATAAAGCCGCCATGGCTGAGGCTACTAAGGGAATGGACAAACTTCATAACTAG